A part of Cannabis sativa cultivar Pink pepper isolate KNU-18-1 chromosome 6, ASM2916894v1, whole genome shotgun sequence genomic DNA contains:
- the LOC115695115 gene encoding uncharacterized protein LOC115695115 — MMSSNFSCWDFYSSIKVEGRILLLWRKNFVNVEVIEHSMQHVHCHIKMIGQRKDYFATFIYGANNVEGRGNDITNSELVDSNNWIAQSCVGPMKRRGSTFTCNNKQDNRIFSCINHVSHNEEWVDDFLNTSAHFSWETCCDHCLCVVHSLSTESIGSKPFRFYNFWIDHQNYKKIGIYLKTTRLKHKLKAFNRHLIGNIGNAYEKAKESYKEAQFQCQANLNNNHFLELERATANHFYIQEKMYLNFLHQRSKVIWIQKGDSNTTYFHAMLKKRNEENKIVSFITEQGNLNDHFPNVMQHFLGHFKAIMGKAKPTSMEIHSDCIAMGPKLNLDQQSVWPEVGKDIHIAITHCFDTNEFPEELQSTTLSLIPKIDGPSKAIDYRPIACCTTLCKCVSKYICSRLANALPSLVSQKQGAFVKGRSIAYNILILYDVMLDEFSRTSGLSINFAKSEVYFGGIAQQIPLAQKINLSIGEFPLKYLGIPLKPTKWRLDDCGPILKKIKLKLHSWANKHLSYAGRVQLIQSTLIGLRNYWMRVFLLPQSVIKEIEKLYQAFLWGLKDNRTRAHLISWERVCLTKAYGGLGFKDGTK, encoded by the exons atgatgTCAAGTAACTTCTCGTGTTGGGACTTTTATTCTAGTATTAAAGTGGAAGGCCGGATTCTCTTGCTCTGGAGGAAGAATTTTGTTAATGTTGAAGTCATTGAGCATTCCATGCAACACGTTCATTGTCATATAAAAATGATAGGTCAGAGAAAAGATTACTTTGCTACTTTTATCTACGGAGCAAACAACGTAGAAG GCAGGGGGAATGATATTACTAACTCTGAGCTTGTGGACTCTAATAACTGGATTGCTCAGTCTTGTGTTGGGCCTATGAAGCGCAGGGGTTCGACTTTCACTTGCAATAATAAGCAGGATAATAGGATATTTTCTTGTATTAACCATGTGTCTCACAACGAGGAGTGGGTTGATGATTTTTTGAATACATCTGCTCATTTCTCTTGGGAgacttgttgtgatcattgtctttgTGTTGTTCATTCACTTTCTACAGAAAGTATTGGAAGCAAACCGTTTCGGTTCTACAACTTCTGGATTGATCATCAGAATTACAAGAAAATT GGGATTTATCTAAAAACCACGAGACTCAAGCACAAGTTAAAAGCCTTCAATAGGCACTTGATTGGGAACATTGGCAATGCTTATGAGAAGGCCAAGGAGAGTTACAAAGAGGCTCAGTTCCAATGTCAAGCTAACCTGAACAACAATCATTTCCTTGAGTTGGAGCGTGCGACTGCTAACCATTTTTACATTCAGGAAAAAATGTACTTGAACTTTCTCCACCAAAGAAGCAAGGTTATTTGGATTCAAAAAGGAGATAGTAACACAACTTATTTTCATGCCATGTTGAAGAAGCGGAATGAAGAAAACAAGATAGTTTCGTTTATTACCGAGCAAGGTAATTTAAATGATCACTTTCCTAATGTCATGCAACATTTTCTTGGCCATTTTAAAGCCATAATGGGGAAAGCTAAGCCCACCTCCATGGAGATACACTCTGATTGCATAGCCATGGGCCCCAAACTCAACCTCGATCAGCAG TCAGTTTGGCCTGAGGTGGGGAAGGATATCCACATTGCGATTACTCACTGTTTTGACACTAATGAGTTCCCGGAAGAGCTTCAAAGTACAACTCTCTCTCTTATCCCAAAGATTGATGGTCCTTCTAAAGCTATTGACTACCGGCCCATTGCCTGCTGCACAACGTTATGCAAATGCGTTTCTAAGTATATTTGTTCCCGGCTTGCTAATGCTCTTCCTTCTTTAGTAAGTCAGAAGCAGGGAGCTTTTGTCAAGGGCCGATCAATTGCTTACAATATTCTTATACTTTACGAT GTCATGCTTGATGAGTTTAGCAGGACCTCGGGTCTCTCCATCAATTTCGCTAAATCTGAAGTGTACTTTGGTGGAATTGCTCAACAGATTCCTCTCGCTCAAAAGATAAATCTTTCTATCGGTGAGTTCCCTCTTAAGTATCTTGGGATCCCTCTCAAACCAACTAAGTGGAGACTTGATGATTGTGGTCCGATTTTGaagaaaattaaacttaagctCCACTCTTGGGCCAATAAGCATTTATCCTATGCCGGTCGAGTTCAATTAATCCAATCTACATTGATTGGATTAAGGAATTATTGGATGAGAgtctttcttcttcctcagagTGTGATTAAAGAGATTGAGAAATTATATCAGGCTTTCCTTTGGGGGTTGAAAGATAATCGAACTAGAGCCCACTTGATAAGTTGGGAGAGGGTATGCCTCACAAAAGCCTATGGAGGTCTTGGGTTTAAGGATGGAACAAAGTGA